A genome region from Manis pentadactyla isolate mManPen7 chromosome 5, mManPen7.hap1, whole genome shotgun sequence includes the following:
- the SPRY1 gene encoding protein sprouty homolog 1 isoform X1, translating into MKEIITRISDECQVSTDRQNSRSLHMDPQNQHGSGSSLVVIQQPADSRQRLDYEREIQPAAILSLDQIKAIRGSNEYTEGPSVVRRPAPRTAPRQEKHERTHEIIPINVNNNYEHRPTSHLGHAGLPNNARGPILSRSTSTGSAASSGSNSSASSEQGLLGRSPAARPGPGHRSERAVRTQPKQLIGDDLKGSFKEDRTQHKFICEQCGKCKCGECTAPRTLPSCLACNRQCLCSAESMVEYGTCMCLVKGIFYHCSNDDEGDSYSDNPCSCSQSHCCSRYLCMGAMSLFLPCLLCYPPAKGCLKLCKGCYDWIHRPGCRCKNSNTVYCKLESCPSRGQGKPS; encoded by the exons ATGAAGGAGATCATTACCAG GATTTCAGATGAATGCCAGGTTTCCACTGATCGCCAGAATTCGAGATCACTCCACATGGATCCCCAAAATCAACATGGCAGTGGCAGTTCATTAGTTGTGATCCAGCAGCCTGCAGATAGCCGCCAGAGGTTGGACTATGAGAGAGAGATTCagcctgctgctattttgtcctTAGACCAGATCAAGGCCATCAGAGGCAGCAATGAATATACAGAAGGGCCGTCAGTGGTGAGAAGACCTGCTCCTCGAACAGCACCAAGACAAGAAAAGCATGAAAGAACTCATGAAATCATACCAATTAATGTGAATAACAACTATGAGCATAGACCTACAAGCCACCTGGGACATGCAGGACTCCCAAATAATGCCAGAGGCCCCATTTTGAGCAGATCGACCAGTACCGGCAGTGCAGCCAGTTCTGGGAGCAATAGCAGTGCCTCTTCTGAGCAGGGACTCTTAGGAAGGTCCCCAGCAGCCAGGCCGGGCCCTGGTCATAGATCTGAAAGGGCAGTCCGGACCCAGCCCAAGCAACTGATCGGGGATGACTTGAAGGGTTCCTTTAAAGAGGACCGGACACAGCATAAGTTCATTTGTGAACAGTGTGGGAAGTGCAAGTGCGGAGAATGCACAGCTCCCAGGACCCTGCCATCTTGTCTGGCCTGTAACCGTCAGTGCCTTTGCTCTGCTGAGAGCATGGTGGAGTATGGAACCTGCATGTGCTTAGTGAAGGGCATCTTCTACCACTGCTCCAATGACGATGAAGGGGATTCCTACTCGGATAATCCTTGCTCCTGTTCACAGTCACACTGCTGCTCTAGGTACCTGTGTATGGGAGCCATGTCTCTGTTTTTACCTTGCTTGCTCTGCTATCCTCCTGCTAAGGGATGCCTGAAGCTGTGCAAGGGGTGTTATGACTGGATCCATCGCCCAGGGTGCAGATGTAAGAACTCCAACACTGTCTATTGTAAGCTGGAGAGCTGCCCCTCCCGGGGCCAGGGCAAACCATCATGA
- the SPRY1 gene encoding protein sprouty homolog 1 isoform X2, which translates to MDPQNQHGSGSSLVVIQQPADSRQRLDYEREIQPAAILSLDQIKAIRGSNEYTEGPSVVRRPAPRTAPRQEKHERTHEIIPINVNNNYEHRPTSHLGHAGLPNNARGPILSRSTSTGSAASSGSNSSASSEQGLLGRSPAARPGPGHRSERAVRTQPKQLIGDDLKGSFKEDRTQHKFICEQCGKCKCGECTAPRTLPSCLACNRQCLCSAESMVEYGTCMCLVKGIFYHCSNDDEGDSYSDNPCSCSQSHCCSRYLCMGAMSLFLPCLLCYPPAKGCLKLCKGCYDWIHRPGCRCKNSNTVYCKLESCPSRGQGKPS; encoded by the coding sequence ATGGATCCCCAAAATCAACATGGCAGTGGCAGTTCATTAGTTGTGATCCAGCAGCCTGCAGATAGCCGCCAGAGGTTGGACTATGAGAGAGAGATTCagcctgctgctattttgtcctTAGACCAGATCAAGGCCATCAGAGGCAGCAATGAATATACAGAAGGGCCGTCAGTGGTGAGAAGACCTGCTCCTCGAACAGCACCAAGACAAGAAAAGCATGAAAGAACTCATGAAATCATACCAATTAATGTGAATAACAACTATGAGCATAGACCTACAAGCCACCTGGGACATGCAGGACTCCCAAATAATGCCAGAGGCCCCATTTTGAGCAGATCGACCAGTACCGGCAGTGCAGCCAGTTCTGGGAGCAATAGCAGTGCCTCTTCTGAGCAGGGACTCTTAGGAAGGTCCCCAGCAGCCAGGCCGGGCCCTGGTCATAGATCTGAAAGGGCAGTCCGGACCCAGCCCAAGCAACTGATCGGGGATGACTTGAAGGGTTCCTTTAAAGAGGACCGGACACAGCATAAGTTCATTTGTGAACAGTGTGGGAAGTGCAAGTGCGGAGAATGCACAGCTCCCAGGACCCTGCCATCTTGTCTGGCCTGTAACCGTCAGTGCCTTTGCTCTGCTGAGAGCATGGTGGAGTATGGAACCTGCATGTGCTTAGTGAAGGGCATCTTCTACCACTGCTCCAATGACGATGAAGGGGATTCCTACTCGGATAATCCTTGCTCCTGTTCACAGTCACACTGCTGCTCTAGGTACCTGTGTATGGGAGCCATGTCTCTGTTTTTACCTTGCTTGCTCTGCTATCCTCCTGCTAAGGGATGCCTGAAGCTGTGCAAGGGGTGTTATGACTGGATCCATCGCCCAGGGTGCAGATGTAAGAACTCCAACACTGTCTATTGTAAGCTGGAGAGCTGCCCCTCCCGGGGCCAGGGCAAACCATCATGA